From the genome of Cyanobium sp. ATX 6F1:
CGAGCACCGGGTCGGATACGAGCCGGCGGAGTCGCGTTCCGGCCTGTTCGGGGGCAATTCGAATTGGCGCGGCCCGGTGTGGTTTCCGGTCAACTACCTGCTGATCGAGGCCCTTCACCAGTTCCATCAATACGCCGGTGACGACTTCCAGGTGGAATGTCCCACCGGTTCCGGACGCTGGATGAGTCTCCAGCAGGCCGCCGACCTGATCACAGACCGGTTGATCGCCCTTTTTCTGCCCGGTGCCAATGGTCCTGCACCGGCCTACGGCGCCTCCGCCGCCTTCCTCAGCGATGCAGATGGACAGCCCCTGCATCTGTTCAATGAGTATTTCCATGGCGACGACGGCACCGGTCTGGGCGCGAGCCACCAGACGGGCTGGACCGGCCTGGTGGCCCAGCTGATCCAGGACCGAGCCCGGTCACGGGCCCCTTCTTGATGGCGGTGGCCTGACTCCCGGGCTAGGCAGAAGTGGATCGCTGGAGACCCATGGATGTTCCTTGAAGTGATGGCTGATTTCTTTGATGAAGGCATCGACCCGGGCCGCAACGAAGCGATCGCGTCGGTGCAGCGCGTGGATCGGCAATGGTTTGGGCTGGTAGGCCTCAAGAACAACCCGCAGCCGATCGGATTCGATCTCCTCGCCAAAGAGCCAGACGGGACAGACGCCAATCCCCATGCCGGCCAGAACGGCCTCCCTGATCACCGAGGAGTTGTCGGTTCTGAAGTTCCCCCCGACGCTCACCCGTAGGGGCCCGTGGAGGGGATGGTCAAAATGCCAGTCGTTCAGCGTCGTATGACGGCTGAAGATGAGGCAATTGTGTTTGAGGAGGTCATCGGGAGTCTGGGGAACGGGTCGCTCGGCGAAATAGGTGGCGGCCGCCACGGTGACGCGCCGGGTGATGCCGATGGGATAGGCGATCAGGGATGGATCGCGGATCTCTCCGATCCGAATGGCCACATCCACGGCCTCTTCCACCAGATCAACAAAGGCGTCGCTGAGCTTCAGATCCAGCTGAAGTCCTGGATGGCGCTCCAGGAACGACCGCACAAAAGGCATGACCTCCTGCTGGCCGAACGCCACCGGGCAGCTCACGCGTAGGAAGCCCTCCAATCGGTTGCGCTGACCGACGCTGGCCGTTGCCGCTGCCAGGGCATCCAATGCCGGCTGGCAATGGGCGAAGAACCGCTCCCCTTCGGGGGTCAGGCTCAAGCGGCGGGTGGAGCGGCGCAGCAGTTGCACGTCGAGGTTGCGCTCCAAGCTGGCGATCTGCTTGCTCACGGTGGGCTGGGACGTGCCCAGCTCCCTGGAGGCGGCCGAAAAGCTCCCCAGCTCCACCACCCGAACGAAGACCTGGAGCAGGGTCAGCCGATCCACGGTTCAATCATTCGCCAATGGAATGAATCCTAGTCTCATTGGCCCTCTTCTCAAATCCATGGGAATGGAACAGGCTTTGGGCTGACCACTCATCCCAGCGATCCATGGAGCTTTCGAACACCAGCGCCCTCGTGACCGGTGCCAACCGCGGCATCGGACGTGCCTTCGTCGAGGCCCTGCTCGAGGGCGGCGTGCGCCGCATCTATGCGACAGCACGCTCCCTGGAGAGCCTGCAAGAGCTTGTGACCCTCGCCCCGGAGCGCATCCTGCCGCTTGCCCTGGATATCACTCAGATCGACCAGGTTCAGAAGGTCGCCGCCATCGCTGGAGACATCTCCGTATTGATCAACAACGCCGGGGTGCTCGGCTCAGGCGGTTTGTTCACCTCCTCCAGTGTCCAGACGGCCCACTGGGAAATGGAAACGAACTACTTCGGCACGTTGACGATGGTGAGGGCCTTCGCGCCGATCCTCAAGGCCAACGGCGGCGGCGCGATCGTCAACATGATGTCTGTGGTTGCGCTCGCCAATGCACCGCTGTTCAGCTCCTACAGCGCCTCCAAGGCCGCCCTCCATTCGTTGACCCAGGGCATCCGCGCTGAACTGGCCGCCCAGGGCACCCTTGTGGTCGGGGTCTACCCCGGGCCGGTGGATACGGCGATGGCCGAGGGTCTGCCCGTGGAGAAGGTCGCCCCGATCGATGTGGCCAAAGCCTCCCTGGAGGCGATCCTTACCGGTCAAGAGGTGGTGCTGCCTGATCCCGTTTCGCAGCAATCCTTCCAGGAGTTGCTGGCTCCGCTCAAAGCCCTGGAGCTGCAATTCGGTGGCTGGATGCCCGGTTGAGCGCCTGGGCCTCTGGCCAGGGATTCTGCCGACACATCCAGCGGGGGTCGTGAAATCCCATCAGCTGTTCCTTCAACGGTCGGGTTGGTGCGGCGAAGGTTCGCGAACGGGATGCTGAGCCTGGAGCCGCTCGTGCTCAAGGACCGCGATGCGCTCCCGCAAAGGCCGTTCCCGCGCCTCCAGCTCCGCCGCCGTGTAACGGGGGGTGATGAATTGCGGGCAGTTCCAGTCGAAG
Proteins encoded in this window:
- a CDS encoding LysR family transcriptional regulator — protein: MDRLTLLQVFVRVVELGSFSAASRELGTSQPTVSKQIASLERNLDVQLLRRSTRRLSLTPEGERFFAHCQPALDALAAATASVGQRNRLEGFLRVSCPVAFGQQEVMPFVRSFLERHPGLQLDLKLSDAFVDLVEEAVDVAIRIGEIRDPSLIAYPIGITRRVTVAAATYFAERPVPQTPDDLLKHNCLIFSRHTTLNDWHFDHPLHGPLRVSVGGNFRTDNSSVIREAVLAGMGIGVCPVWLFGEEIESDRLRVVLEAYQPKPLPIHALHRRDRFVAARVDAFIKEISHHFKEHPWVSSDPLLPSPGVRPPPSRRGP
- a CDS encoding SDR family oxidoreductase; the protein is MELSNTSALVTGANRGIGRAFVEALLEGGVRRIYATARSLESLQELVTLAPERILPLALDITQIDQVQKVAAIAGDISVLINNAGVLGSGGLFTSSSVQTAHWEMETNYFGTLTMVRAFAPILKANGGGAIVNMMSVVALANAPLFSSYSASKAALHSLTQGIRAELAAQGTLVVGVYPGPVDTAMAEGLPVEKVAPIDVAKASLEAILTGQEVVLPDPVSQQSFQELLAPLKALELQFGGWMPG